DNA sequence from the Carnobacterium funditum DSM 5970 genome:
GATGAAGCTTTTTCTGCTTTAGACCCACTGATTCGAAAAGAAATGCAGGATGAATTAGTAGAATTACAAGCAACCGTAAAAAAAACCATTATCTTTATCACTCATGATTTAAATGAGGCGTTAAGAATTGGAGATCGAATTGCTTTAATGAAAGATGGATCTATTGTGCAAATTGGCACACCTGAAGAAATTTTAATGAGTCCTGCAGATGACTATGTTGAACGTTTTGTTGAAGATGTTGACCGTTCTAAGGTTCTTTCTGCAGAAAATATTATGAAACGACCTGAAACAATCAATATCAACAAACATGGCCCACGTGTTGCGTTAGAACAAATGAAACTTGAAGGGATATCTAGTATTTTAGTTGTTGATGATAACCGTAATTTAAAAGGTTATGTCACTGCTGAAGATGCTGCTGAGGCACGAAAACAATCTATTACGAGCTTAGAAACTATTCTAAAATCAGATATCCCAACTGTTAATCGAAAAACATCCATGAATGATATTTTTTCAGTCATTCATGATACGACAACTCCTGTTGCAGTAGTAGATCATGGGAAATTAGTCGGCATCATCGTTAGAGGAGCAGTAATAGCTGCATTAGCCGGCGAAAACGAAGAGGAGGAATTAACCAATGAATGATTTTTTAAACTTAGTTCCTAAATTGCCAGTAGCAGAACAAATTGAAAAACTAACGACATGGTTGACGCAAACATTTGCATTTTTATTTGACCCCATTCAAACTTATTCAGAATTGTTTATGGATGCACTCACTAGTTTTTTATTGTTTATTCCAACCATTATTTTCATTCTTTTAATTGCGTTAATAGCATTCTTTGTCAGTGGCAAAAAGTTTGGGCTATCCGTTTTCTCAGTTGTTGGTCTATGGTTTATTTACAATCAGGGTCATTGGGAAGATTTAATGAGTACCATCACCCTAGTTTTAGTTGCTAGCTTACTTTCAGTTATTATCGGTGTACCTTTTGGTATTTTGATGGCTAAGAGTACGATTGCTAACAATATATTAAAACCCGTTTTAGACTTTATGCAAACAATGCCTGCTTTTGTTTACCTAATACCAGCAGTTGCCTTTTTTGGTATCGGAATGGTCCCAGGAGTATTCGCTTCTTTAATTTTTGCTATTCCCCCTACTGTTCGTTTTACTAATTTAGGGATTCGTCAAGTTTCTACTGAATTAGTCGAAGCTTCTGATGCATTTGGTAGTACAGGATTTCAAAAATTATTTAAAGTAGAATTGCCTCTTGCTACCTCAACAATTATGGCTGGAATCAACCAGACTGTTATGTTAGCATTATCTATGGTTGTTATTGCATCTATGATCGGAGCACCAGGGTTAGGTAGAGAGGTTCTTTCTTCCTTACAACGTGCACAAATCGGGACAGGATTCGTATCCGGAATCGGTTTAGTTGTATTGGCAATCATTATTGACCGTATCACTCAAAAATTAAGCAATAAGAGTAAAAATTAATAAAAAAGGTGGTTTTAATTTGGTAAATACTAATATAAAACGCTTAGGACTTGTAACTGGACTTGCACTTTCATTGTTTGCTGCGGGTTGTGCATCTGATGATGGGGACACTACAAAAGACGATTCAGTAGGAGAAGGACAAGAAATTGATCTTGCGTATGTAGAATGGGATACAGAAGTGGCTTCTACAAACGTGGTTGGTACTGTTTTGGAAGAACTAGGCTATGATGTTACTTTAATACCTCTTGATAATGCTGTTATGTGGCAAGCTGTTTCTAGTGGTGAAGCAGACGGAATGGTCGCTGCTTGGCTGCCTAATACGAACGCATCACACTACGAAAAATATGGTGATAACCTTGAAAACTTGGGTGAGAATCTAACTGGGGCTAAACTTGGTTTAGTTGTTCCTAAATACATGGATGTTGATTCCATTGAGGACTTAACCGACGAAGCCAAGCAAACAATCACTGGAATTGAGCCTGGTGCTAGTATAGTAGCTGCAACAGAACTCGCACTAGAACAATATGATAGTCTGAATGGTTGGAATTTGAAGACCTCATCATCTGGAGCGATGAACGTTGCTTTGAAACAAGCTATCGAGAATAAAGAAGAGATTATTGTTACCGGATGGTCACCTCATTGGATGTTTGCAACCTATGATTTAAAATATCTTGAAGACCCTAAAGAAACTTTTGGTGGAATCGAAACAATTAATACTATGGTTAGAAAAGATTTAGAAAAAGATATGCCAGAAGCCTATCAAGTTCTAGATCAATTCAATTGGACAACTGAAGATATTGAAACAGTCATGTTAGCTATCAGCGAAGGTGAAAATCCAAAAAATGCTGCAAAAGCATGGATTGATGATAACCCTGAAAAAGTAGCGGCTTGGACTAAAGGTGTAACTGAATAAACATGGTATAGTATTTGCTTTAAAAAATATATAAAAGGTGGTTTTTATTTGTTAAAAAGTAATATAAAACGTTTAGGAATTCTAACTGGACTAGCACTTTCATTGTTTGCTGCGGGTTGTGCATCTGATGATGGAGAAACAACAAAAGACGATTCAGTAGGTAAAGGACAAGAAATTGATCTTGCATATGTAGAATGGGATACCGAAGTCGCTTCTACAAATGTTATTGGTTCTGTTTTGGAAGATTTAGGATACAACGTTAATTTGGTTCCGCTTGATAATGCTGTTATGTGGGAGGCTGTTTCTAGCGGTGAAGTAGACGGAATGGTCGCTGCTTGGCTACCTAATACACACGCATCACACTATGAAAAATATGGTGATAACCTTGAAAACTTAGGTGAGAATCTAACTGGTGCTAAACTTGGTTTAGTTGTTCCTAAATACATGGATGTTGATTCTATTGAGGACTTAACCGACGAAGCCAAACAAACAATCACTGGAATTGAGCCTGGTGCTGGGTTAGTAGCTGCAACAGAACTCGCATTAGAAAAATATGATAGTCTGAATGATTGGAGCTTGGACACTTCTTCATCTGGAGCAATGATTGTTGCTCTAAAACAAGCCCTTGCAAATGAAGAAGAGATAATCGTTACCGGATGGTCACCTCATTGGATGTTTGCAACCTATGATTTAAAATATCTTGAAGATCCTAAAGGAACTTTTGGTGGAATCGAAACAGTTAACACAATGGTCAGAAAAGATTTAGAAAAAGATATGCCAGAGGCCTATGAAGTTTTAGATCAATTCAACTGGACTAAAGAAGATATTGAAACAGTCATGTTAGCTATCAGCGAAGGTGAAAATCCAAAAGATGCTGCAAAAGCATGGATTGATGATAATCCTGAAAAAGTTGCAACTTGGACTAAAGGTGTAACTGAATAAACATGGTATAGTATTCGCTATAAAAAATATATAAAAGGTGGTTTTTATTTTGATAAAAAGTAATTTTAAACGTTTAGGACTTGTAACGGGACTAGCACTTTCATTGTTTGCTGCAGGTTGTGCATCTGATGATGAGGACACTACAAAAGACGATTCAGTAGGAGAAGGACAAGAAATTGATCTTGCGTATGTAGAATGGGATACTGAAGTAGCTTCTACAAACGTGGTTGGTGCTGTTTTGGAAGAATTAGGCTACGATGTTACTTTAATACCTCTTGATAATGCTGTTATGTGGGAAGCTGTTTCCAGTGGTGAAGCAGACGGAATGGTCGCTGCTTGGCTACCTGGTACACACGCATCACAGTTTGAAAAATATGGCGCTGACGTTGAAAACCTGGGTGAAAATTTAACGGGTGCTAAACTTGGTTTAGTCGTTCCTGAATATATGGATGTTAATTCTATTGAGGACTTAACAGATGAAGCCAATAAAACAATTACTGGAATTGAGCCTGGCGCGGGTGTAGTAGTTGCAGCAGAAACTACAATGGAAGAATATGACAATTTAGGTGATTGGGATTTAGAAACTTCTTCATCTGGAGCAATGACTGTTGCTTTGAAACAAGCTATCGAAAATAAAGAAGAGATTATTGTTACCGGATGGTCACCTCATTGGATGTTTGCAACCTATGATTTAAAATATCTTGAAGATCCTAAAGAAACATTTGGTGGAAGCGAAACAATTAACACTATGGTTAGAAAAGACTTAGAAAAAGATATGCCAGAGGCCTATAAAGTTCTAGATCAATTCAATTGGACAACTGAAGATATTGAAACTGTTATGTTAGCTATCAGCGAAGGTGAAAATCCAAAAGATGCTGCAAAAGCATGGATTGATGATAATCCTGAAGAAGTTGCAGCTTGGACTAAAGATGTAACTAAATAAAAACAAAAATATTAAAGCATTAGTAATTTGAATGTTTTAAATTAAAAATGACACCTGCTCCTTCTTTAGGAAATGGTGTCATTTTTTTATTTTTTTACCTATTTATGTTTATAAATCTCTAAGTAACAAAAAATTCGATGTTCTTATTACCCATTCAAACGCCCCATAAGGTCATTCCATTGATTCAAGATTAACTATGTGGTTAACACCATAAAATAGGCTCATGTTGTTAAAAAGAGATGATTAGGCTTATGAAATTCAACCCTTAACCCTTATCCTCAGTTAAACAAAAACTTTCAAAAAGAGAGTTTCCTTTTTGAAAGTTTTTGTTTAGTATTTTATTGGTTCTTAATTTCTTCTATTACGTGAGCTTGTCTCCATAATAATTGGTAAAATTACAGGTCTTCTTCTTGTTTGTTCAAATAAATATTTACTTAATGCGTCTCTAATTTCTTGTTTTAGACGACTCCACTCAAACTCTTTATGATTCAAATTATCTTCTACAACTTTTCTAACAATCTCATTACTTGATTGAATAAGATCCGTATTCTCTTTAACATATACAAAACCACGTGTCATGACTTCAGGGCCTGACATAATTTTTCCTTTTTTGCGGCTAATTGTTACTACAGCTACAAAAATACCATCTTCAGATAATAGTTTACGATCTCGCAAAACAATATTGCCAATATCTCCAATACCAATACCATCTACCATTGTGTTGCCAGCAGTTACTTGACCAGACATAGACATACGTCCCGCCTTGTACTCGACAACATCTCCTTTTCCAGGAATAAAAATATTTTTAAAAGGAATGCCTACTTCATGAGCTAACTTAGCATGTGCAGCTAAACGTCGATATTCTCCAGTAACTGGAACAAAGTAGGTTGGTTTAATTAGATTAATCATTAACTTTAAATCATTTGGAGTAGCATGTCCTGAAGCTTTTATATTATCAGAAATTTGTTTTACTTCTCCTCCTGCACGATAAATCATATTCTTAGTCTTATTAACGGTGACTTCCATACTAACAGAAGGGCTAGTAACAATATAAACTAAATCCCCTTCTTTTATATTAATTTGTAAATGTTTACCCGTTGCCATTCTTTGAAGGGTTTTAATTGGTTCTCCTGTCGTACCTGTTTCCAAAATAACAATTTCATTATCTGGATATTTTTCAATATCTTCAATTGGGACAATTAAATCTTCATTTGGTAAATTAATCTTTTTGAGTTTCATTGCTACTTCAACGATTTCTTCTACTTTTTTACCAGTAAAAAATATTTTTCTACCGGATTTAAAAGCTGCATCCATTACTTGTTGGATACGCAAAATATTACTAGCAACGCTAGCTACGATGATCCGTTCTTTAGTATTTCGGAATGTGTCTTCAACTTGCTCAGCAACTTTATAGTCACTCATGTTTTCGATAGAGCTTTCTGCATCACTTGAATCACTTAACAAAGCCAATACCTTAGTCTTTCCTATATCGCTTATTTTAGCTAAATCTGTCTGATAAGCAGGAGTAGCACTTTGATCAAATTTAAAATCACCGGTATAAACAATGCTACCTTCATTTGTTTTCAATGTAACACCTACTGAATCTGGTATAGTATGAGTTGTCCTAAAAAAACCTAAAACAGCATGTTCAAATTCAATTTCAGTATTTTCATCAACAATATGGTAATCGTTAAATTGGCTTACTTGACTATCTTTTTCCATAAATAATTTTGCTAATGCTATGGTTAATTCAGTACCAAAAACTGGTACATCAAATTTTTGAAGAAAATAGGGCAATGCTCCTATAGCATCCTCATGTCCGTGTGTCAAGAATACTCCAGTTACACGGTCGCGATTCTCTTCTAAATAGCTAAAGTCAGGAATAACTATGTCTATTCCCAATAGTTCTGTTTCTGGATACATTAAACCGCAATCCAAAACAAATATTTCTTCATCTACTTCCACGACGTACATATTTTTTCCGTTTTCACGTACGCCGCCTAGTGGAATTATTTTAATGTTACTCATTTCTTCACCTCTGTTTTTTTCTATTTTTATTCATTTATTTAATGTTTATATTTAAAATTTTTAATATACTTTGCGATTCTTCTTTTGTACAGTCCACCAAAGGTAATCTTACGCTTCCTACTGCTATTCCTTGATTATTTAAAACCATTTTTACAGGAGCAGGTGATGGTACAGAAAAGAGACTATTCATTTTAGGAATTAATTGACGATGTTGCTTTGCAGCTTCACTCATTTTCCCTTCGTCAAGAAAATCGTACATTTCTTTCATCTCATTACCTAATATATGACTAGCAACAGAAATAATACCTGTAGCACCTATACATTTAGCAGGAAAAGTTAAGTTATCTTCGCCAGAATACACGGAGAAATCATCACTGGTTTGCTCAATAATTTCACTTATTGCATCTAATCCCATACACTCTTTAACGCCAATAATATTTTCTAAATTTGCCAAACGAATAGTTGTAGCGGGATCAATCGAGACACTTGTTCTACCTGGAACATTATAAATAATGATTGGTAGAACTGTATTTTTAGATACAGCTTCAAAATGGGCATACAATCCAGCTTGATTTGGTTTATTATAATAAGGCGCTACAACTAATACGGCATCGATGCCCTTAATATTTTCTACTTCTTTTGTAAATGAGATTGTTTCAGCTGTATTATTTGTTCCAGTTCCAACTATAACTGGAACACGGCCACCAATTATTTCTATTGCTTTCTTATATAAATCCAATTTTTCGTTGTGAGACAATGTTGGGGACTCTCCAGTTGTCCCACCTATGACAAGTCCTTCGCTTCCATTAGCTAAAAGATAATCGATTAAAGGTTCTAACCTATCAAAATCAAGTTGTCCCTTTTCATCAAAAGGAGTAGCCATTGCTGTTATAATTCTTGCTTTCATTAAACTCATTACAGACACCTTCTCTTTCATGATTATTTTTTAGGATTTATTTGTCTTTCACTAGCCCCATGCTGTGTAGTTTCTCAGCAATTTGAACTGAATTCCAAGCCGCACCTTTAATCAAATTATCTGATACAATCCACATATGATATCCATTTTTAATATCTCTATCTTTTCTAATTCTACCGACAAACGTTTCTTTTTTGCCTTCTGCTTCAAGCGGAGTTGGATATATTTGGGTAGAAGGATCATCTTGAAGTTCTACTCCTGATGCTGATTGCAAAATTTCTTTTATAGCGTTAACCGATGCTGATTCATCTTTAACTTCAATGTAAACAGATTCTGAATGACCAGATACCACGGGGACACGTACACAGGTAGCTGAAATTTTTATTTCATTGTCAGACATTATTTTTTTTGTTTCATTCATCATTTTCCATTCTTCAAAAGTATAACCTTCTTCAGCAAATAAATCGATTTGAGGCAAAACATTAAATGATATTGGATAATGTTTTTTATCACCGGCAGAAGGCAATATATTGGCTTCATAAGGTTCATCATTCAGCATTTGTTGAGCCTGTTCTTTCATTTCTTTAACTGCTGCTATTCCAGCACCACTGACTGCTTGATAAGTTGAAACGATAATTCGGTTCAACCCATATTTTTTACGAATCGGTTCTAATGCTACCATCATCTGAATAGTTGAACAATTGGGATTTGCAATGATACCCGCATGGCCTCTTAATGCTTCCGGATTCACTTCAGGAACAACCAATGGAACAGTTGGGTCCATACGGTAGGCACTAGTATTATCAATAACAATTGCACCCCGCTTAACTGCTTCTGGAGCAAATTGTTGAGAGACACTCCCACCAGCACTAAATAATGCAATATCAATTCCATCAAATGCCTCCGGAGTTGTCTCTTCAATCATTAATTCTAAACCATTAACCATCATTTTTTTCCCTGCTGATCGTTTCGAAGCCAGGATTTTAATTTTGCGAATCGGTAAAGTTGAATTTTCAAGCATTTCAATCATTTTTGTTCCAACCGCTCCAGTTGCACCGACTACGGCTATCGTATATTTGCTCATCTGAATATTACCCCTTTACAAAAAAATTCATAGTTATTATTTAATCTTTTTAATTTACCCTACAAACGTAACCATTATTTATTTTAGCATAAATAGCAAAGAAATCATACATATGTAGATTAATCCCTCTATTTTGAATCTATTTAAACCAATATAATAGAATTGATGATAGAATGAAATAAACTGTTTAAAATAAAAATATAAAATAAACACAATATAAAGGAGACATAATGAATAATAAGAAAAAAATAGCCATTTGGACTACATTAGCCTTACTACTTTTGTTTGTAATTGGATCTATCATGCTTAAAAATTTTACTTATCAGCCCTCTCCCTCAGCTCTTCAAGCCGCAACCAATCAGGCTTCCTATACAGTTGAAAAAACAACAGATTTAGTTTATTTTAAACCTAAAGAACCTGCTATTCCCATTTCAATTATTTTTTATCAAGGCGCACTTGTCAATCAGAAGAGTTACAGCATTTGGGCTTCAAAGTTAGCTACAGAAGGCTATCCAGTGTATTTAATTCATCACGCTTTTAATTTAGCTGTTACTAGTAAAGATAAAGCACAAACAATTATCAACGAATATGCTATTGGTGATTATGTCATAGGCGGCCATTCTTTAGGAGGCGTAATGGCTAGTCGCTTTGCTCATGATAAACAAATGAATCCTTCAACTGAATCCGGTTTACTAAAGGGCGTATTTTTCTTAGCCAGTTATCCTGATCCTAAAGGTAGTTTGAAAAATAGTTTGTTACCTATTTTATCGGTAACTGGTTCAAATGATGGTGTCCTAAATCAGAAGTCATATATAGATGGCAAGAAATTTTTACCTAAAAATACGCTATATTTATCTATCAAAGATGGTAATCATGCTGGTTTTGGAAGCTACGGACATCAAAAAGGAGACAATCCTG
Encoded proteins:
- a CDS encoding glycine betaine ABC transporter substrate-binding protein, with translation MLKSNIKRLGILTGLALSLFAAGCASDDGETTKDDSVGKGQEIDLAYVEWDTEVASTNVIGSVLEDLGYNVNLVPLDNAVMWEAVSSGEVDGMVAAWLPNTHASHYEKYGDNLENLGENLTGAKLGLVVPKYMDVDSIEDLTDEAKQTITGIEPGAGLVAATELALEKYDSLNDWSLDTSSSGAMIVALKQALANEEEIIVTGWSPHWMFATYDLKYLEDPKGTFGGIETVNTMVRKDLEKDMPEAYEVLDQFNWTKEDIETVMLAISEGENPKDAAKAWIDDNPEKVATWTKGVTE
- a CDS encoding aspartate-semialdehyde dehydrogenase codes for the protein MSKYTIAVVGATGAVGTKMIEMLENSTLPIRKIKILASKRSAGKKMMVNGLELMIEETTPEAFDGIDIALFSAGGSVSQQFAPEAVKRGAIVIDNTSAYRMDPTVPLVVPEVNPEALRGHAGIIANPNCSTIQMMVALEPIRKKYGLNRIIVSTYQAVSGAGIAAVKEMKEQAQQMLNDEPYEANILPSAGDKKHYPISFNVLPQIDLFAEEGYTFEEWKMMNETKKIMSDNEIKISATCVRVPVVSGHSESVYIEVKDESASVNAIKEILQSASGVELQDDPSTQIYPTPLEAEGKKETFVGRIRKDRDIKNGYHMWIVSDNLIKGAAWNSVQIAEKLHSMGLVKDK
- a CDS encoding alpha/beta hydrolase gives rise to the protein MNNKKKIAIWTTLALLLLFVIGSIMLKNFTYQPSPSALQAATNQASYTVEKTTDLVYFKPKEPAIPISIIFYQGALVNQKSYSIWASKLATEGYPVYLIHHAFNLAVTSKDKAQTIINEYAIGDYVIGGHSLGGVMASRFAHDKQMNPSTESGLLKGVFFLASYPDPKGSLKNSLLPILSVTGSNDGVLNQKSYIDGKKFLPKNTLYLSIKDGNHAGFGSYGHQKGDNPATISNEEQQKQLSLILSSWLDTIKK
- the dapA gene encoding 4-hydroxy-tetrahydrodipicolinate synthase → MSLMKARIITAMATPFDEKGQLDFDRLEPLIDYLLANGSEGLVIGGTTGESPTLSHNEKLDLYKKAIEIIGGRVPVIVGTGTNNTAETISFTKEVENIKGIDAVLVVAPYYNKPNQAGLYAHFEAVSKNTVLPIIIYNVPGRTSVSIDPATTIRLANLENIIGVKECMGLDAISEIIEQTSDDFSVYSGEDNLTFPAKCIGATGIISVASHILGNEMKEMYDFLDEGKMSEAAKQHRQLIPKMNSLFSVPSPAPVKMVLNNQGIAVGSVRLPLVDCTKEESQSILKILNINIK
- a CDS encoding quaternary amine ABC transporter ATP-binding protein, producing MIKIKVENVTKIFGKKTDRVSELLDQNKSKQEILKETGVTVGVNNVSFTINEGEVFVIMGLSGSGKSTLVRMLNRLIDTTLGNIYIDGDNLSAMNKTDLREVRRKKMSMVFQNFALFPQRTILENTEYGLEIQGVSKEERAKQAKQALENAGLGDYINQYPAQLSGGMQQRVGLARALANDPEILLMDEAFSALDPLIRKEMQDELVELQATVKKTIIFITHDLNEALRIGDRIALMKDGSIVQIGTPEEILMSPADDYVERFVEDVDRSKVLSAENIMKRPETININKHGPRVALEQMKLEGISSILVVDDNRNLKGYVTAEDAAEARKQSITSLETILKSDIPTVNRKTSMNDIFSVIHDTTTPVAVVDHGKLVGIIVRGAVIAALAGENEEEELTNE
- a CDS encoding ribonuclease J — its product is MSNIKIIPLGGVRENGKNMYVVEVDEEIFVLDCGLMYPETELLGIDIVIPDFSYLEENRDRVTGVFLTHGHEDAIGALPYFLQKFDVPVFGTELTIALAKLFMEKDSQVSQFNDYHIVDENTEIEFEHAVLGFFRTTHTIPDSVGVTLKTNEGSIVYTGDFKFDQSATPAYQTDLAKISDIGKTKVLALLSDSSDAESSIENMSDYKVAEQVEDTFRNTKERIIVASVASNILRIQQVMDAAFKSGRKIFFTGKKVEEIVEVAMKLKKINLPNEDLIVPIEDIEKYPDNEIVILETGTTGEPIKTLQRMATGKHLQINIKEGDLVYIVTSPSVSMEVTVNKTKNMIYRAGGEVKQISDNIKASGHATPNDLKLMINLIKPTYFVPVTGEYRRLAAHAKLAHEVGIPFKNIFIPGKGDVVEYKAGRMSMSGQVTAGNTMVDGIGIGDIGNIVLRDRKLLSEDGIFVAVVTISRKKGKIMSGPEVMTRGFVYVKENTDLIQSSNEIVRKVVEDNLNHKEFEWSRLKQEIRDALSKYLFEQTRRRPVILPIIMETSSRNRRN